The window ATGTGGCTGGGATTCCAGTTTGTCATGGTATGTTTGGACATCAAGGCGCTGGTCGGACTCAAGCAGCTGCAAAGGATGATCCTTGTCAGTGGCGTGCATACCACAAAACAATTCGTAGTCAATGAGGTCGGTGATCAGCGGTTGAGAAGAGCATGCATGGCAATTGGAACGCTTAGAGCGGATGCGAATGTTACGGAACTGCCCTGTGGTGCCGTCAAATATAAGCATTCGTCCGGCCAGAACTTCACCCAGACCACCCACTATAATTTTAATAGTCTCCAACGCTTGTAAACTGCCAATGACTCCTGTGACAGCGCCCAAGACGCCTCCATCGCCGCAATTGGTCACTGCCTCAGGTGGTGGGGGCACCGGATATATGCAACGATAGCAAGGCCCCTGAGCTCCATAGTTATAGACTGTCAGCTGACCGTCCATTTTAAGGGCACTGCCTGAGACTAGAGGTTTGCGGAAAATCACACAAGCATCGTTAAGTAGGTATCTAGTGGCCACATTGTCGCTGCAGTCCAGGACCACATCGTAGGAGCGCATTATGTTTGAGGCATTGTGGCTATTTATCAACTCGCTATGACAATGTATCCTGCAACTCGGGTTTAATTCGAGAAGCGCAATCCTCGCAGACTCCGTCTTGGCCATCCCACAACGTGCCTCTGTATGAAGAGTCTGACGATGAAAGTTGCTACGCTCCACCTGATCATAGTCTATCAGGCCCAGGTAGCCCACGCCTGCAGCTGCCAGATACTGAGCCGCTGGACAACCCAATCCACCCATGCCCACTATGAGAACAGAACTATTCTTCAGCCTCAGTTGGCCTTGCACACCAAAATTTGGCAGAATAAGTTGCCGGCTGTAGCGTGCTATGTCATCATTGGTGAGTTGAGTCTGTATCGTTCCAGTGTTCCTCTCGCCGCCTTCATCAGCAAGTCCATCTCCATTCCCGCCACCATTTGCCAGTGCTTCCTCCAGTTCACGTAGACTCTGTTCTTTCTTGCAAATTGCAGATCGAAGATCGGCTATTTCCTGTCTGagtcttgatcgttcgttcCGCAATGCCTCAACTCCTAGCATTTTGTCTGAACTCTGcgtatttaaaaacaaaaacaattccAAGAAAAAGTT is drawn from Drosophila willistoni isolate 14030-0811.24 chromosome 2R unlocalized genomic scaffold, UCI_dwil_1.1 Seg167, whole genome shotgun sequence and contains these coding sequences:
- the LOC6646750 gene encoding adenylyltransferase and sulfurtransferase MOCS3 yields the protein MLGVEALRNERSRLRQEIADLRSAICKKEQSLRELEEALANGGGNGDGLADEGGERNTGTIQTQLTNDDIARYSRQLILPNFGVQGQLRLKNSSVLIVGMGGLGCPAAQYLAAAGVGYLGLIDYDQVERSNFHRQTLHTEARCGMAKTESARIALLELNPSCRIHCHSELINSHNASNIMRSYDVVLDCSDNVATRYLLNDACVIFRKPLVSGSALKMDGQLTVYNYGAQGPCYRCIYPVPPPPEAVTNCGDGGVLGAVTGVIGSLQALETIKIIVGGLGEVLAGRMLIFDGTTGQFRNIRIRSKRSNCHACSSQPLITDLIDYELFCGMHATDKDHPLQLLESDQRLDVQTYHDKLESQPHLLFDVRSTAEFEICQLSTNAINLPLAEVLDDSYLKRFAVELQNKDLPIIVLCRRGNDSQIAVQHMRNRFPDHSIRDLIGGLHAWTRKVDPDFPIY